A portion of the Mesobacillus boroniphilus genome contains these proteins:
- the rfbB gene encoding dTDP-glucose 4,6-dehydratase — MKLLVTGGAGFIGSNFVRYMVNKYPEYQIVNLDLLTYAGNLENLKDIEDKPNYKFVKGDLADREFINNLFEEEKFDYVLNFAAESHVDRSITHPEIFIRTNVEGTQVLLDASKKIGVKKYLQVSTDEVYGTLGETGYFTEETPLAANSPYSASKAGADLLVRAYNETFGLPVNITRCSNNYGPYHFPEKLIPLMIINALHDKELPVYGDGLNVRDWLHVEDHCQAIDLVLHKGRDGEVYNVGGNNERTNIDIVKTILAQLGKPESLIKYVKDRPGHDRRYAIDATKLREELGWKPKYNFETGIEQTIKWYLENQEWWENIISGEYQEYFQSQYGDRLNEVE, encoded by the coding sequence ATGAAATTATTAGTTACTGGCGGCGCTGGCTTCATTGGCAGCAACTTTGTCCGCTATATGGTCAATAAATATCCTGAATACCAGATCGTGAACCTTGATTTGCTCACCTACGCTGGAAACCTTGAAAACTTAAAGGATATAGAGGACAAGCCCAATTATAAATTCGTAAAAGGCGATCTGGCAGACCGCGAATTTATCAATAACTTGTTCGAAGAAGAGAAGTTTGACTACGTCCTGAACTTTGCGGCTGAGTCACACGTTGACCGAAGCATCACTCATCCTGAGATTTTCATTCGTACAAACGTGGAAGGAACTCAGGTCCTGCTGGATGCTTCAAAGAAAATCGGTGTGAAGAAATACTTACAGGTTTCAACTGATGAAGTATACGGAACGCTTGGCGAAACGGGATACTTTACGGAAGAAACTCCATTGGCGGCAAATAGCCCTTATAGCGCTAGTAAAGCAGGAGCAGACCTGCTTGTCCGTGCCTACAACGAAACATTCGGACTGCCTGTGAACATCACTCGCTGCTCCAATAACTATGGCCCATATCATTTCCCTGAAAAACTGATTCCTTTAATGATCATCAATGCATTGCATGACAAGGAGCTTCCAGTGTATGGGGATGGGTTGAATGTTCGTGACTGGCTGCATGTTGAAGACCACTGCCAGGCGATCGACCTTGTTCTTCACAAAGGCCGCGACGGCGAGGTATACAATGTTGGCGGAAATAACGAACGCACAAATATTGATATCGTTAAAACGATACTGGCACAGCTTGGCAAGCCTGAATCTTTGATTAAGTATGTCAAAGACCGCCCAGGACACGACCGCCGTTATGCAATTGACGCAACGAAGCTTCGTGAAGAGCTTGGTTGGAAGCCAAAATATAATTTTGAAACAGGTATTGAACAAACAATTAAGTGGTATCTGGAAAACCAGGAGTGGTGGGAAAATATTATTTCAGGAGAATACCAGGAATATTTCCAATCACAATACGGTGACCGACTGAATGAGGTAGAGTAA
- the rfbD gene encoding dTDP-4-dehydrorhamnose reductase: MKVAVTGAAGQLGKDVVIELEKQGFEVLALDRDVLDITDEQAVLSFMEQNRPDSILHCAAYTNVDGAEEDEQTAYKVNALGSEYLAKAAAKIDAKMLQVSTDYVFDGSATEPYGTDHPTKPLGAYGRTKLAGEEFVQQYLEKYFIVRTAWVFGVHGNNFVKTMIRLGKEREELGVVHDQVGSPTYTVDLARFMVELMQSEKYGIYHATNEGICSWYEFAVEIFRQAEIDVTVKQLTTEQFPRPAARPKYSVLSKSKIEEQGFTPLRHWKEALAAYLAESNKL; this comes from the coding sequence ATGAAAGTTGCAGTAACTGGTGCGGCAGGGCAGCTGGGAAAAGATGTTGTAATTGAACTGGAAAAACAGGGTTTTGAGGTGCTGGCACTGGACCGTGATGTCCTTGATATTACCGATGAGCAGGCGGTCTTGTCCTTTATGGAACAAAACAGGCCAGATTCCATCCTTCATTGTGCTGCCTATACGAATGTAGACGGAGCAGAGGAAGACGAACAGACTGCTTATAAAGTGAATGCCCTTGGTTCAGAGTATCTTGCAAAAGCAGCAGCAAAAATTGATGCGAAAATGCTTCAGGTCAGCACAGACTATGTGTTTGATGGATCTGCGACGGAACCTTATGGAACTGATCATCCAACCAAGCCTTTAGGTGCTTATGGAAGAACAAAGCTGGCAGGGGAAGAGTTTGTTCAGCAATACTTGGAAAAGTACTTTATCGTCAGGACTGCCTGGGTCTTTGGGGTACATGGCAATAATTTTGTCAAGACCATGATCCGCCTTGGTAAAGAGCGTGAGGAACTTGGAGTTGTTCATGACCAAGTTGGATCACCTACCTACACTGTCGATTTAGCCAGGTTCATGGTTGAACTGATGCAGAGTGAAAAATACGGTATATACCATGCTACAAATGAAGGGATCTGCAGCTGGTACGAGTTTGCGGTGGAAATTTTCAGGCAGGCTGAAATTGATGTAACAGTCAAACAGCTTACTACTGAACAGTTTCCTCGTCCAGCAGCACGACCAAAATATTCAGTTTTAAGTAAATCAAAAATCGAAGAGCAGGGCTTTACTCCGCTTCGTCACTGGAAGGAAGCACTCGCTGCTTACCTGGCAGAGTCGAACAAGCTTTAA
- a CDS encoding LicD family protein, whose product MNAFIEKIKSVLRNRKIYHSMKANPLLGKVNQHYKDKMTAGKRESVQKYGLESLNLMKQAFNEHGREFWLDYGTLLGAVREKDFIGHDFDIDVATFFNGNDAAKDIEKALISKGFKKSREFKMDGKLVEETYLYKGVNLDIFYYYQIFEGKASCYSLEEGENTIYENHPKYTKVTGLSVRRIDSTFTGIKMIDFKGGQFPIPECYDQYLKDNYGPTYMIKDENWDWSTMGVGTLPYKENTEAFQFKQD is encoded by the coding sequence ATGAACGCGTTTATAGAAAAAATTAAATCTGTCCTCCGTAACAGGAAGATTTATCATAGCATGAAAGCGAACCCTTTGCTGGGCAAAGTAAATCAGCATTATAAAGATAAGATGACAGCAGGGAAACGGGAATCTGTCCAAAAATATGGGCTGGAAAGCCTGAATTTAATGAAACAGGCATTCAATGAGCATGGACGTGAATTCTGGCTGGATTACGGTACATTACTAGGTGCTGTTCGAGAAAAAGATTTTATTGGCCATGACTTTGATATTGATGTTGCTACCTTCTTTAATGGGAATGACGCTGCCAAAGATATTGAAAAGGCACTTATTAGTAAAGGCTTTAAGAAATCCCGCGAGTTTAAAATGGATGGGAAGCTTGTTGAAGAAACCTATCTTTATAAAGGTGTCAATTTGGATATTTTTTATTATTATCAGATCTTCGAAGGAAAAGCTTCTTGTTATTCGTTAGAGGAGGGTGAGAATACAATCTATGAAAATCACCCAAAATATACGAAAGTAACAGGCTTGTCAGTGAGGAGAATCGATTCTACCTTTACGGGAATCAAAATGATTGATTTTAAAGGCGGACAATTCCCTATTCCTGAATGCTATGATCAATACTTGAAGGACAACTATGGCCCTACCTATATGATCAAGGATGAAAATTGGGATTGGTCAACGATGGGGGTAGGCACATTGCCATATAAAGAAAATACAGAGGCCTTCCAGTTCAAGCAAGATTAA